In Fusobacterium massiliense, a single window of DNA contains:
- a CDS encoding ABC transporter ATP-binding protein, with protein MENILVVKNLSYSFSDNKILDNINIEVKKNEIVSIVGSSGAGKSTLFNLIAGLLDKQSGDIHISDSEKNQGNVAYMLQKDLLFEHKTVIDNVVLPLIINGVLKKEAIEEGMEILKQFNLEKYAKKYPKQLSGGMRQRVALIRTYMFKKKIFLLDEAFSALDSITKKELHKWYLNLKREFELSTLLITHDIDEAVFLSDRVYILDGKPGKIIAEIKIDMNKNEDLEIQRVLYRKKILEIMNIKN; from the coding sequence ATGGAAAATATATTAGTTGTTAAAAATCTATCATATTCATTTTCAGATAATAAAATTTTAGATAATATTAATATTGAAGTAAAAAAGAATGAAATAGTTTCTATAGTAGGAAGTAGTGGAGCAGGAAAGTCAACACTATTTAATCTTATTGCTGGACTTTTAGATAAACAAAGTGGAGATATACATATATCAGATAGTGAAAAAAATCAAGGTAATGTTGCATATATGTTGCAAAAAGATTTATTATTTGAGCATAAAACAGTTATAGATAATGTTGTTTTACCTTTGATTATCAATGGAGTTTTAAAAAAAGAAGCAATAGAAGAGGGAATGGAAATATTAAAACAATTTAATTTGGAAAAATATGCTAAAAAATACCCTAAGCAGTTGAGTGGTGGAATGAGACAAAGAGTTGCTCTTATTCGTACTTACATGTTTAAAAAGAAAATTTTTCTTTTAGATGAGGCATTTTCAGCTTTGGATAGTATTACAAAAAAAGAGCTACATAAATGGTATTTGAATTTAAAAAGAGAATTTGAACTAAGCACATTGTTAATTACTCATGATATTGATGAAGCAGTTTTTCTAAGTGATAGAGTTTATATTTTAGATGGTAAACCAGGAAAAATTATAGCTGAAATAAAAATTGATATGAATAAAAATGAAGATTTAGAAATTCAAAGAGTGCTTTATAGAAAGAAAATTTTAGAAATAATGAATATAAAGAATTAG
- a CDS encoding ABC transporter substrate-binding protein — protein sequence MKKINYLLFLVVSIFILVACGEKKEEAKTSELKKVDFLLDWVPNTNHTGLFVAKEKGYFAEEGIDLDIKQPANESTSDLIINNKAPMGVYFQDYMTSKLAKGAPITAIAAIIENNTSGIITNKNLNINSPKDLEGHRYGTWDIPIEKEMLSFIMQKDGGDLSKVELVPNTDDNSITPISNGVFDAAPVYYAWDKVMADNLGIGTNFFYYRDYAPELNFYSPVIIANNDYLKENKDEVKKILKAIKKGYQYAIENPKEAAEILIKYAPELENKKEMVVASQEYLAGQYATDKEKWGYIDPIRWNAFYNWVNEKGLVKEAIPENTGFDNQYLEN from the coding sequence ATGAAAAAGATTAATTATTTATTATTTTTAGTTGTTTCAATATTTATACTTGTAGCTTGTGGAGAAAAAAAAGAAGAAGCAAAAACTTCTGAGCTTAAAAAAGTAGATTTTTTATTAGACTGGGTTCCAAATACAAACCACACAGGTCTTTTTGTTGCTAAGGAAAAAGGATATTTTGCTGAAGAAGGAATAGATTTAGATATTAAACAACCAGCAAATGAAAGCACTTCAGATTTAATTATTAATAATAAAGCACCTATGGGAGTATATTTTCAAGATTATATGACTTCAAAATTAGCTAAAGGAGCTCCAATAACAGCAATAGCAGCTATTATAGAAAATAATACTTCAGGTATTATCACAAATAAAAACTTGAATATAAATAGTCCTAAAGATTTAGAAGGACATAGATATGGAACATGGGATATACCAATAGAAAAAGAGATGTTATCTTTCATTATGCAAAAAGATGGAGGAGATTTATCTAAGGTAGAATTAGTACCAAATACTGATGATAATTCAATAACACCAATTTCAAATGGAGTTTTTGATGCAGCACCGGTATATTATGCTTGGGATAAAGTTATGGCAGATAATTTAGGTATAGGAACAAACTTTTTCTATTATAGAGATTATGCTCCAGAGTTGAATTTTTATTCTCCAGTAATAATAGCAAACAATGATTATTTAAAAGAAAATAAAGATGAAGTTAAAAAAATATTGAAAGCAATAAAAAAAGGGTATCAATATGCAATAGAAAATCCAAAGGAAGCTGCTGAAATTTTAATAAAATATGCACCTGAATTAGAAAATAAAAAAGAAATGGTAGTTGCTTCTCAAGAATATTTAGCAGGACAATATGCAACAGATAAAGAAAAATGGGGATATATAGACCCTATTCGTTGGAATGCTTTCTATAATTGGGTAAATGAAAAAGGATTAGTAAAAGAAGCTATTCCAGAAAATACAGGTTTTGATAACCAATATTTAGAAAATTAA
- a CDS encoding ABC transporter permease yields MKKIIDKYISFISIFILIIIWQICGNLNFLPKFIFPSPLEIVRAFIRDRALFWFHFKITMLEALIGLGLGIAIATILAIIMDSFKLVNKIVYPLLVFTQTIPTIALAPILVLWLGYDMTPKIVLIVLTTTFPIVISILDGFRNCDKDAINLLKLMKANRWQILYHLKIPTALTYFYAGLRVSVSYAFISAVVSEWLGGFEGLGVFMTRAKKAFDYDTMFAIIILVSIISLLSMEIVKRSEKRIIKWKYIEEGKINEKD; encoded by the coding sequence ATGAAAAAAATTATAGATAAATATATAAGTTTCATAAGTATTTTTATATTGATAATTATTTGGCAAATATGTGGGAATTTAAATTTCTTGCCTAAGTTTATTTTTCCTAGTCCTTTAGAAATAGTTAGAGCTTTTATAAGAGATAGAGCATTATTTTGGTTCCATTTTAAAATAACAATGCTGGAAGCTTTAATAGGATTAGGACTAGGAATAGCTATTGCAACAATACTTGCAATAATTATGGATAGCTTTAAACTTGTTAATAAAATTGTTTATCCTTTATTAGTTTTTACTCAAACGATACCAACAATAGCATTAGCTCCTATACTTGTATTATGGTTGGGTTATGATATGACACCAAAGATAGTTTTAATTGTGCTTACTACAACTTTTCCTATTGTAATAAGTATATTAGATGGTTTCAGGAATTGTGATAAAGATGCAATCAATCTTCTAAAATTAATGAAAGCAAATAGATGGCAAATATTGTATCATTTAAAAATACCAACAGCTCTAACTTATTTTTATGCAGGTCTTAGAGTGAGTGTATCTTATGCCTTTATATCGGCTGTAGTTTCAGAATGGCTAGGAGGTTTTGAAGGATTGGGAGTGTTTATGACAAGAGCAAAAAAAGCCTTTGATTACGATACAATGTTTGCAATAATTATTTTGGTTTCTATTATAAGTTTATTAAGCATGGAAATAGTAAAAAGAAGTGAAAAAAGAATTATTAAATGGAAATATATTGAGGAGGGGAAAATAAATGAAAAAGATTAA
- the ctlX gene encoding citrulline utilization hydrolase CtlX — MKKNITNKILMVRPALFGFNEETAINNHYQKKDNKPVQEIQNLALYEFDKMVEKLKKVGIDVKVMQDTKVPHTPDSIFPNNWFSTHYNNTVVLYPMFAENRRLERTENLYTFFDDIDTLNIVDYSYLEKENIFLEGTGSLVLDRKNKKAYCSLSERANEELLDIFCEEAGYKKVAFHSYQTVGEIRKPIYHTNVMMSVGEKYAILCADSIDSGREKEEVINQLKLDGKEIIFITEEQVEKFLGNTLELRNNEDVNVCVMSMSAYNALTENQKATLEKYDVIVPVDVQTIEKYGGGSARCMIAELYI, encoded by the coding sequence ATGAAAAAGAATATAACAAATAAAATCTTAATGGTAAGACCAGCTTTATTTGGTTTCAATGAAGAAACGGCTATCAATAACCATTACCAAAAAAAAGATAATAAGCCAGTTCAAGAAATTCAAAATTTGGCATTATATGAATTTGATAAAATGGTTGAGAAATTGAAGAAAGTTGGAATAGACGTAAAAGTAATGCAAGATACTAAAGTTCCTCATACTCCTGATAGTATTTTCCCAAATAATTGGTTTTCAACTCATTATAATAACACAGTTGTTCTTTATCCAATGTTTGCAGAAAATAGAAGACTTGAAAGAACAGAAAATTTATATACTTTTTTTGATGATATAGATACTTTAAATATTGTTGATTATTCATACTTAGAAAAAGAAAATATATTTTTAGAAGGAACAGGTTCACTTGTTTTAGATAGGAAAAATAAAAAAGCATATTGCTCTTTATCAGAAAGAGCTAATGAAGAATTATTAGATATTTTTTGTGAGGAAGCAGGGTACAAAAAAGTAGCTTTTCATTCATATCAAACCGTTGGAGAAATTAGAAAACCAATCTATCACACAAATGTAATGATGTCTGTTGGAGAAAAATATGCTATTTTATGTGCTGATAGCATAGACAGTGGAAGAGAAAAAGAAGAGGTCATAAATCAATTGAAACTAGATGGTAAAGAAATTATTTTTATAACTGAAGAACAAGTTGAAAAGTTTCTTGGAAATACATTAGAACTTAGAAATAATGAAGATGTTAATGTGTGTGTAATGTCTATGTCAGCTTATAATGCTTTGACAGAAAATCAAAAGGCTACACTTGAAAAATATGATGTAATAGTACCGGTTGATGTTCAAACTATAGAAAAATATGGTGGAGGTTCAGCTAGATGTATGATAGCTGAATTGTATATTTAA
- a CDS encoding HU family DNA-binding protein — MTKKEFAKLLFEKGVFNTKTKAEESVDVIFDSIEKLLLEGESLSIINWGKLEVVERKPRLGRNPKTGEEVKIGTRKSVKFRPGKAFLDKLN; from the coding sequence ATGACAAAAAAAGAATTTGCAAAATTATTATTTGAAAAAGGAGTTTTTAACACTAAAACTAAAGCTGAAGAAAGCGTAGATGTTATATTTGATTCTATCGAAAAATTATTACTTGAAGGAGAAAGTTTAAGTATAATTAACTGGGGTAAATTAGAAGTAGTTGAAAGAAAACCTAGACTTGGAAGAAACCCTAAAACTGGTGAAGAAGTTAAAATAGGAACTAGAAAATCAGTTAAATTTAGACCAGGTAAAGCATTTTTAGATAAATTAAACTAA
- the gltS gene encoding sodium/glutamate symporter gives MLELKFTMEQTIGFAIILLLIGRWIKRKVPFFEKFFIPAPVIGGTLFSLLLLYGHTSETFTIEFDSGIKNLLMVAFFTTVGFSASLRILKKGGVGVALFLLAAVILVILQNILGVSMAKMFGINPLLGLAAGSIPLTGGHGTSGAFGPYLEDLGATGATVVAVASATYGLISGCLIGGPIARRLMIKNNLKPTEGANGMDASLLGEDHPISEDRIFSAVVYVGIAMGIGTSINPILKEHGIVLPMYIACMVIAAIMRNIVDGMKKELPFNEIGIVGNISLSLFLSMALMSMKLWELAALAGPLVSILLVQTVLMAIFAYFVTFNIMGRDYDAAVMASGHCGFGLGATPNAMANMETFTAANGPSIKAFFIIPIVGSLFIDFCNAAVIQSFANFIVSRGW, from the coding sequence ATGTTAGAACTAAAGTTTACAATGGAACAAACAATAGGATTTGCAATTATTTTATTGTTGATTGGAAGATGGATTAAAAGAAAAGTACCTTTCTTTGAAAAATTCTTTATACCTGCGCCAGTAATCGGAGGTACATTATTTTCACTTTTGTTATTATATGGACATACAAGTGAAACTTTTACAATAGAATTTGATTCTGGAATAAAAAATTTATTAATGGTAGCTTTCTTTACAACAGTTGGATTTTCAGCTAGTTTGAGAATACTTAAAAAAGGTGGAGTAGGGGTAGCATTATTCCTATTAGCAGCAGTTATTCTAGTTATACTTCAAAATATTTTAGGAGTATCAATGGCAAAAATGTTTGGAATAAATCCTTTATTAGGTCTAGCAGCTGGATCTATCCCTCTAACAGGAGGACATGGAACATCTGGAGCATTTGGTCCTTACTTAGAAGATTTAGGAGCAACAGGAGCAACAGTTGTTGCAGTTGCATCAGCAACATATGGATTAATATCTGGATGTTTAATAGGTGGACCTATTGCTAGAAGACTTATGATTAAAAATAATTTAAAACCTACAGAAGGTGCAAATGGAATGGATGCTTCTCTTTTAGGTGAAGACCATCCAATAAGTGAAGATAGAATTTTCTCTGCAGTGGTTTATGTTGGAATTGCAATGGGAATAGGAACAAGTATAAATCCTATATTAAAAGAACACGGAATAGTTTTACCAATGTATATTGCTTGTATGGTTATAGCAGCTATTATGAGAAATATAGTAGATGGAATGAAAAAAGAATTACCATTTAATGAAATTGGTATAGTTGGAAATATTTCTCTATCATTATTCTTATCAATGGCATTAATGTCAATGAAATTATGGGAACTTGCAGCACTTGCTGGACCATTAGTTTCTATCTTATTAGTTCAAACAGTATTAATGGCAATATTTGCTTACTTCGTAACTTTCAATATTATGGGAAGAGATTACGATGCAGCAGTTATGGCTTCAGGACACTGTGGATTTGGATTAGGAGCAACTCCAAATGCTATGGCTAATATGGAAACATTTACAGCAGCAAACGGTCCTTCAATAAAAGCATTCTTTATAATACCAATAGTTGGATCATTATTTATAGATTTCTGTAATGCAGCTGTAATTCAATCATTTGCAAACTTTATAGTAAGTCGTGGATGGTAA
- a CDS encoding AbgT family transporter gives MEKEKKKGIQRFLDFIEKGGNKLPHPLTLFWIFCLVIAIISAIAASSGASITYEAFDKKEGVIKETTLVIKSLLDAEGIRYIFSSMVKNFTGFAPLGTVLVALIGIGVAEGSGLMGATMKKVVTATPKKALTAIVVLAGVMSNIASDAGYVVLIPLGAVVFLTFGRHPIAGLAAAFAGVSGGFSANLLLSTTDPLLSGITTEAAKLLRPDYFVNPASNYYFMAASTFLITILGTFVTEKIVEPRLGEYKGEIKVDHNELTNQEKKALRWAGISLVIFCIVIGIMAFPKNGILRVDGELKQWTHDGLVPTLMLFFLIPGIVYGKVSGTIKNDKDVAKMMGSSLATMGGYLALAFAASQFVAYFSYTHLGTYVAVKGADILQSIGLTGIPLVILFVLVSAFINLFMGSASAKWAIMAPVFVPMLMQLGYSPEFTQLAYRVGDSSTNIITPLMTYFAMIVAFMQKYDKESGMGTLISVMLPYSITFLIGWTLFLVIWFVSGFPIGVDGVIRLIGA, from the coding sequence ATGGAAAAAGAAAAGAAAAAAGGAATACAGAGATTTTTAGACTTTATTGAAAAAGGAGGTAATAAATTACCACATCCATTAACATTATTCTGGATATTTTGTCTTGTAATAGCAATAATATCTGCTATTGCTGCTTCTTCTGGAGCTTCGATTACATATGAAGCCTTTGATAAAAAAGAAGGAGTAATAAAAGAGACTACACTGGTAATAAAATCATTATTGGATGCAGAAGGAATAAGATACATATTCTCTTCTATGGTAAAAAACTTCACAGGATTTGCACCACTAGGAACAGTTTTAGTTGCACTTATAGGGATAGGAGTGGCAGAAGGAAGTGGTCTTATGGGAGCAACAATGAAAAAAGTTGTTACAGCCACACCTAAAAAAGCTTTGACTGCTATTGTTGTTCTTGCCGGAGTAATGTCAAATATTGCATCAGATGCTGGTTATGTTGTACTAATTCCTTTAGGAGCAGTTGTATTTTTAACTTTTGGAAGACATCCCATAGCAGGACTTGCAGCAGCTTTTGCCGGAGTTTCTGGTGGATTTTCTGCAAACTTGTTACTATCTACAACTGATCCATTACTTTCTGGAATAACAACAGAAGCTGCAAAATTATTAAGACCAGATTATTTTGTAAATCCAGCTTCAAATTATTATTTCATGGCTGCCTCTACATTTTTGATAACTATTCTAGGTACTTTTGTAACTGAAAAAATAGTTGAACCTAGATTAGGTGAGTATAAAGGAGAAATAAAAGTAGACCATAATGAATTAACAAATCAAGAAAAAAAAGCATTAAGATGGGCTGGCATTTCTTTAGTAATATTCTGCATAGTTATAGGGATAATGGCATTTCCTAAAAATGGAATTTTAAGAGTTGATGGAGAATTAAAACAATGGACCCATGATGGCTTAGTTCCAACTTTAATGTTATTTTTCTTAATTCCAGGAATAGTTTATGGGAAGGTTTCTGGAACAATTAAAAATGATAAAGATGTTGCAAAAATGATGGGCTCATCATTGGCAACAATGGGAGGTTATTTAGCTTTAGCTTTTGCTGCTTCACAATTCGTTGCATATTTTTCTTACACACATTTAGGAACTTATGTTGCGGTAAAAGGAGCAGACATACTTCAAAGTATAGGGTTGACAGGTATTCCTTTAGTAATTTTATTTGTGTTGGTATCAGCTTTTATAAATTTATTTATGGGTTCAGCTTCAGCAAAATGGGCTATAATGGCTCCAGTATTTGTACCTATGTTAATGCAATTAGGATATAGTCCAGAATTTACTCAGTTAGCGTATAGAGTGGGAGATTCATCAACAAATATAATTACTCCTCTTATGACATATTTTGCAATGATAGTTGCATTTATGCAAAAATATGATAAAGAATCAGGAATGGGAACTTTGATATCTGTAATGCTACCATATTCAATAACTTTCTTAATAGGATGGACATTATTCTTAGTAATATGGTTTGTAAGTGGTTTTCCTATTGGAGTAGATGGAGTAATTCGTTTAATAGGAGCATAA
- a CDS encoding copper homeostasis protein CutC — protein MIKEACVESFEKALEAQNKGANRIELCENLAVGGTTPSYGTVKICLEKLNIPIFPMVRARGGNFNYSKDEIEIMKEDIKLFKKIGVKGIVLGCLTNDNKIDLETTKELVDLAYPMEVTFHKAIDEISNPLDYIDALIDIGIKRILTSGGKATALEGKDLINDMIRKSNKKLKIVVAGKVTKENLSELSSLISSDEFHGKQIV, from the coding sequence ATGATAAAAGAAGCTTGTGTAGAATCTTTTGAAAAAGCATTAGAAGCTCAAAATAAAGGAGCAAATAGAATAGAGCTTTGTGAAAATTTAGCTGTAGGAGGAACTACTCCATCGTATGGTACAGTAAAAATATGTCTAGAAAAATTAAATATTCCTATTTTCCCTATGGTAAGGGCAAGAGGAGGAAATTTTAACTATTCAAAAGATGAAATAGAGATTATGAAGGAAGATATAAAACTATTTAAAAAAATAGGAGTAAAAGGAATTGTTTTAGGTTGCTTAACGAATGATAATAAGATAGACTTAGAAACTACAAAAGAATTGGTTGACTTGGCTTATCCTATGGAAGTAACCTTTCATAAAGCAATAGATGAAATATCTAATCCTTTAGATTATATCGATGCTTTGATAGATATAGGTATAAAAAGAATTTTAACTTCTGGTGGAAAAGCAACAGCACTTGAAGGGAAAGATCTGATAAATGATATGATAAGAAAATCTAATAAGAAATTAAAAATTGTTGTTGCTGGAAAAGTTACAAAAGAGAATCTAAGTGAATTATCTAGCTTAATTAGCTCTGATGAATTTCACGGGAAACAAATTGTGTAA
- a CDS encoding LrgB family protein, producing the protein MKEILTNNVFFGIILTLIAFEIGQWLFKKTQSPIFNPFLVAAIFVIGTIYFFNIPTENYARGGDTILMLLSPATVVLAVPLYKQWGLFKIYFIPVLVGAVAGSFVGIITVIILGKLMGINDGLIFSLMPKSITTPIGIEVSTMIGGIPAITVVGIIVTGITGNVSAPLISRIFRIKHSVAVGIGIGVSSHAVGTSKAMEIGEIEGSMSALSIVFAGILTLVWAPILKFLV; encoded by the coding sequence ATGAAAGAGATATTAACCAATAATGTGTTTTTTGGTATAATTTTGACATTAATTGCTTTTGAAATAGGGCAATGGTTATTTAAAAAAACACAATCTCCAATCTTTAACCCATTTCTAGTTGCTGCAATTTTTGTAATAGGGACTATATATTTCTTTAATATACCAACAGAAAATTATGCTAGAGGGGGAGACACAATACTTATGCTTTTATCCCCAGCAACAGTAGTTTTAGCAGTTCCATTGTATAAGCAATGGGGCTTATTTAAAATTTATTTTATACCGGTGCTAGTTGGAGCTGTTGCAGGTTCATTTGTCGGAATAATAACAGTTATTATATTAGGAAAACTAATGGGAATTAACGATGGTTTAATATTTTCACTTATGCCAAAATCAATAACAACACCGATAGGAATTGAAGTTAGTACAATGATAGGAGGAATACCTGCTATAACAGTTGTAGGTATCATAGTAACAGGAATAACAGGTAATGTAAGTGCTCCTTTAATTAGTAGAATATTTAGAATAAAACATTCAGTAGCTGTGGGAATAGGTATAGGAGTATCTAGTCATGCAGTTGGTACATCAAAAGCAATGGAAATTGGGGAAATAGAGGGTTCGATGAGTGCATTATCGATAGTTTTTGCAGGAATTTTAACATTAGTATGGGCTCCAATTTTAAAATTTTTAGTATAG
- a CDS encoding CidA/LrgA family protein — translation MLREFIIIFIINYIGTIISKTLALPIPGTIIGLLLLFVLLYYKIIKLNMIENVANFLLANMTIFFMPPTVKIMDSYQLLQGNFIKFVVLIIVSTVITMGVTGKVVQFMIEHLERKEKKKNERDINQ, via the coding sequence ATGTTAAGAGAATTTATTATAATTTTTATAATAAATTATATAGGTACTATTATATCGAAAACTTTAGCTTTACCTATACCTGGGACAATTATAGGTCTGCTTTTGTTATTTGTATTGTTGTACTATAAAATTATAAAATTAAATATGATAGAAAATGTAGCAAATTTTTTATTAGCTAATATGACAATTTTTTTTATGCCACCGACAGTTAAAATAATGGATTCATATCAATTATTACAAGGAAATTTTATAAAATTTGTTGTTTTAATAATTGTATCCACTGTCATAACAATGGGAGTTACAGGGAAAGTTGTTCAATTTATGATAGAACATTTAGAAAGAAAGGAGAAAAAGAAAAATGAAAGAGATATTAACCAATAA
- the lysS gene encoding lysine--tRNA ligase — MEKYFDRLEKEPLIAERWKKIEELESYGVKPFGKKYDKQFMVGDVLKHNPEENLTYKTAGRIMSLRGKGKVYFAHIEDQSGKIQVYIKKDELGEEQFDHIVKMLNVGDIIGVEGELFVTHTEELTLRVKGISLLTKNVRSLPEKYHGLTDVEIRYRKRYVDLIMNPEVREVFIKRTQIIKAVKKYLDDKNFLEVETPLMHPILGGAAAKPFITHHNTLNLDLFLRIAPELYLKKLIVGGFERVYELGRNFRNEGISTRHNPEFTMIELYQSHADFNDMMDLCEGIISTVCQEVNGTTEIEYDGVQLSLKKFNRVHMVDMIKEVTGVDFWKEMTFEEAKKIAKEHHVEVADHMDSVGHIINEFFEQKCEERVVQPTFVYGHPVEISPLAKRNEKNPNFTDRFELFINKREYANAFTELNDPADQRGRFEAQVEEAMRGNDEATPEIDESFVEALEYGLPPTGGMGIGIDRLVMLLTGAPSIRDVILFPQMKPRD, encoded by the coding sequence ATGGAAAAATATTTTGACAGGTTAGAAAAGGAGCCTTTAATTGCAGAAAGATGGAAAAAAATTGAAGAATTAGAAAGCTATGGTGTAAAACCTTTTGGAAAAAAATATGATAAACAATTTATGGTAGGAGATGTTTTAAAACATAATCCAGAAGAAAATTTAACATATAAAACAGCTGGAAGAATAATGTCTTTAAGAGGAAAAGGAAAAGTTTATTTTGCTCATATAGAAGACCAATCTGGGAAAATCCAAGTATATATTAAAAAAGATGAACTTGGAGAAGAACAATTTGATCATATAGTTAAAATGTTAAATGTTGGAGATATAATAGGTGTAGAAGGAGAATTGTTTGTAACTCACACTGAAGAGTTAACTTTGAGAGTAAAAGGAATTTCTCTTTTAACTAAAAATGTAAGATCGTTACCTGAAAAGTATCATGGTCTTACTGATGTTGAAATCAGATACAGAAAAAGATATGTAGATTTGATTATGAATCCAGAAGTTAGAGAAGTTTTTATAAAAAGAACTCAAATTATAAAAGCTGTAAAAAAATATTTAGATGATAAGAATTTCTTAGAAGTTGAAACTCCTTTAATGCACCCAATTTTAGGAGGAGCAGCTGCTAAACCTTTTATTACTCATCATAATACTTTAAATTTAGATTTATTTTTAAGAATAGCACCGGAACTATATTTGAAAAAATTAATAGTTGGTGGATTTGAAAGAGTTTATGAATTAGGAAGAAACTTTAGAAATGAAGGGATATCTACAAGACATAACCCAGAATTCACTATGATAGAATTATATCAATCTCATGCAGACTTTAATGATATGATGGACTTATGTGAAGGTATAATATCTACTGTATGTCAAGAGGTAAATGGAACTACTGAAATAGAATATGATGGAGTTCAATTATCACTAAAAAAATTCAATAGAGTACATATGGTTGACATGATTAAAGAGGTTACTGGAGTAGATTTCTGGAAAGAAATGACTTTTGAAGAAGCTAAAAAAATAGCTAAAGAACATCATGTTGAAGTTGCAGATCATATGGATAGTGTTGGACATATTATAAATGAATTTTTTGAACAAAAATGTGAAGAAAGAGTTGTACAACCAACATTTGTTTATGGACACCCAGTTGAAATTTCTCCACTTGCTAAAAGAAATGAAAAAAATCCTAATTTTACTGATAGATTTGAGTTATTTATTAATAAAAGAGAATATGCAAATGCTTTTACTGAATTAAATGACCCAGCAGATCAAAGAGGAAGATTTGAAGCACAAGTTGAAGAAGCAATGCGTGGAAATGATGAAGCAACACCAGAAATAGATGAAAGTTTCGTAGAAGCTCTTGAATATGGGTTACCACCTACAGGGGGAATGGGAATAGGAATAGATAGACTTGTAATGTTACTTACAGGTGCACCATCAATAAGAGATGTAATTTTATTCCCACAAATGAAACCAAGAGATTAA